The Mucilaginibacter mallensis genome has a segment encoding these proteins:
- a CDS encoding hybrid sensor histidine kinase/response regulator transcription factor has protein sequence MAPSVLMAQNLNLKFKHITTTDGLSGNTIESIFQDSRGYIWFGTRDGLNQYDGYNIKIFRNNGNNTKSISDNYIKCISEDAQHNIWIGTLNGLNKFDPYKNTFTTYKHDPSNKNSLSGSEINCLYGDKEGKLWVGTTTGGLNYYDTKHGVFKQLQYQKGYPPNLLNNEINDLYEDGNANLWIGTDKGICFYNQKTGAFVNTFKLAGNPDYHLNYSITKIQGDKQGNIWFGTLDDGIIVINLARNTIKQFHHNDKEPFSLSTDQVRSLFIDKQDKIWTGGINGSLDLFNPNTNNFIHCKNVPGNPLSLSQKTISAIFEDDQNNLWIGTHRGGVNFYAPLADKFKLVQQQSDINSLSYNDVKAFFQDHLNNIWVGTDGGGLNLYNTTNNTFQHFKYNVYDTKSISSDAILSINEDHYNNLWIGTWGGGLDLMNRANNTFVHFVNNPADKNSISSNYVQATLNDSEGDFWVGTYYGGLNLLDLKTNHFRRITSDLRQETSIFGNNIVALNEDEDKNVWIGTDDGGLNCYNLIKKKFKHYFINSEQTPDIRTIFTDSKGRVWVGQAGLYLFNKYANRFDLFTNKGGLSSEFIKGITEDKEGNLWISTSNGLTRLNPDNHSLKKYNIADGLQGLEFEAGSYMQTKDGEMYFGGINGFNKFYPQDIKINQFIAPVYITSFQIFNQTIQPGQENSPLQKDISFTRHIILNYQQSSISFEFALLNYTAPENNQYAYKLDGFDKAWHYNSTERNANYTNLDPGHYTFYVKAANNDGVWNNKFTSVAIDILPPFWETWWFKLLILILFSTSAYFLLLFKKNLDLKKIDEKKREEMHNIQLQFFTNISHEFRTPLSLILGPVEKMMKEDDRLTFHQYYDTIHRNANRLLLLINELMDFRKAETGALRLKVMPGNLNIFIAEIAEDFKSLALQKQINLYLKIDQDLGETWFDRQVIEKIILNLMDNAFKYTKNGGNITIELYENEPDFISVYEHQIAVNANFKGKKYAFIRVSDNGIGISNDSIQHLFERYYRITDAHMGSGVGLAFVKSLTLLHKGSIYVNSEKNVGSDFVVMFPVDKTDYSTNETWVSKSVNRAIQLESLSASVYQNENKELQELSKPAITKTNNQTYKILIVDDNDELRNFIRHSLAEFYQIIEAGDGIAALAIAKAELPDLIISDLMMPRMNGIDFCKELKKDKKTNQIPFIILSAKDAIESKIEGADSGADLYFPKPVSIHLLLLSIRNIFEQRSILKERYLKNYFLEAQEIADSENDKDFLDQLINLIELQLSNSDLDVDYICKEMGMSKTKLYNKIKGITGYSIGEFVRSFRLKKAANIITHEDVLLTDVMYRVGIQTQSYFTKAFKKEFGKTPSQFSQDIKNQKES, from the coding sequence ATGGCTCCATCAGTATTGATGGCTCAAAATCTGAACTTAAAATTTAAACATATTACCACCACAGATGGCCTGTCGGGAAATACAATAGAAAGCATTTTTCAGGATAGCAGAGGCTATATCTGGTTTGGTACAAGGGATGGATTAAACCAGTACGATGGTTATAATATTAAGATATTTAGAAACAACGGAAATAATACAAAAAGCATAAGCGATAATTATATTAAATGTATTAGTGAGGATGCACAGCACAATATATGGATAGGCACTTTAAACGGACTGAATAAATTTGATCCTTATAAAAACACGTTTACAACCTATAAACATGATCCTTCAAATAAAAACAGCCTGTCGGGCAGCGAAATAAATTGTTTATATGGAGATAAAGAAGGGAAACTATGGGTTGGAACAACTACTGGCGGGCTTAATTATTATGACACTAAGCATGGTGTATTTAAACAGCTTCAATACCAAAAAGGCTATCCGCCAAACCTCCTGAATAATGAAATAAATGATTTGTATGAAGATGGCAATGCAAACCTCTGGATTGGAACAGATAAAGGAATATGCTTTTACAACCAAAAAACCGGGGCCTTTGTAAATACTTTTAAACTGGCAGGTAATCCTGATTATCATCTCAACTATTCTATAACTAAAATACAGGGCGATAAACAAGGCAACATTTGGTTTGGAACCCTTGATGATGGCATCATTGTAATTAATCTGGCCAGGAATACTATTAAACAATTCCATCATAATGATAAAGAACCTTTTAGCCTGAGCACTGATCAGGTAAGAAGTTTATTTATTGATAAGCAGGACAAGATATGGACTGGCGGCATTAATGGAAGTCTTGATTTGTTTAACCCAAACACAAATAACTTTATCCATTGTAAAAATGTACCAGGCAATCCACTCAGTTTATCTCAAAAAACCATATCAGCTATTTTCGAAGACGATCAAAATAATCTTTGGATAGGTACACATCGCGGTGGGGTTAACTTTTATGCCCCATTAGCCGATAAATTTAAATTGGTACAACAACAGTCTGATATCAATAGCTTAAGTTATAATGATGTTAAAGCATTTTTTCAGGATCATTTAAATAATATATGGGTAGGTACGGATGGGGGTGGATTAAATTTATATAATACTACAAATAATACCTTTCAGCATTTTAAATATAATGTTTATGATACCAAAAGCATTAGTTCTGATGCTATTTTAAGTATTAATGAAGATCATTATAACAATTTGTGGATAGGAACCTGGGGTGGAGGTTTAGACCTGATGAATAGAGCTAACAATACCTTTGTTCATTTTGTAAATAATCCAGCCGATAAAAATTCCATCAGTTCAAACTATGTGCAAGCAACATTAAACGATAGTGAAGGGGATTTTTGGGTGGGAACTTATTATGGCGGGCTCAATCTTCTCGACCTTAAAACCAATCATTTTAGGCGAATAACCAGCGATTTACGGCAGGAAACCAGCATATTCGGAAATAACATTGTCGCCTTAAATGAAGATGAGGACAAGAACGTATGGATAGGCACTGATGATGGCGGACTCAATTGCTATAATCTGATCAAAAAGAAATTCAAACATTATTTTATTAATAGCGAACAAACACCTGATATCAGAACTATTTTTACGGATAGCAAAGGACGGGTTTGGGTGGGCCAGGCCGGTTTATACCTCTTTAATAAATATGCCAACCGGTTTGATTTGTTTACGAATAAAGGTGGCTTATCATCGGAGTTTATTAAAGGAATTACTGAAGATAAAGAAGGTAATTTATGGATATCTACCTCAAACGGCCTGACAAGATTAAACCCAGATAATCATTCATTAAAAAAATACAATATCGCCGATGGTTTGCAGGGGCTTGAGTTTGAAGCCGGATCATATATGCAAACAAAAGATGGCGAAATGTATTTTGGCGGCATTAATGGCTTTAATAAATTTTATCCGCAGGATATAAAAATAAATCAATTTATAGCCCCGGTTTATATAACAAGCTTTCAAATATTTAACCAAACTATACAACCTGGTCAGGAAAACTCTCCTTTGCAAAAGGATATTAGTTTCACCCGCCATATTATTTTAAACTACCAGCAGTCTTCAATTTCGTTTGAGTTTGCCCTGCTAAATTATACAGCACCGGAGAATAACCAATATGCCTATAAATTAGATGGCTTTGATAAAGCGTGGCATTATAACAGCACAGAACGTAATGCTAATTATACTAACCTTGACCCCGGCCATTATACATTTTACGTAAAAGCTGCCAACAACGATGGCGTATGGAATAATAAATTCACTTCCGTTGCCATTGATATACTTCCGCCATTTTGGGAAACATGGTGGTTTAAACTCCTGATACTGATATTGTTTTCTACCTCGGCTTATTTTTTACTATTGTTTAAAAAGAATCTTGATCTTAAAAAAATAGATGAAAAAAAGCGGGAGGAAATGCACAACATACAGCTGCAGTTTTTTACCAATATTTCTCACGAATTCAGAACGCCGCTCAGTCTTATTTTAGGCCCCGTTGAAAAAATGATGAAAGAAGACGATCGTTTAACATTTCATCAATATTATGATACTATACACCGTAATGCTAACAGGTTATTATTATTAATTAATGAGCTGATGGATTTTAGAAAGGCAGAAACGGGAGCGTTACGACTAAAAGTTATGCCCGGGAACTTAAATATATTTATTGCTGAAATAGCAGAAGACTTTAAAAGTCTGGCTTTACAAAAGCAGATAAATTTATATTTAAAAATAGATCAGGATTTGGGTGAGACCTGGTTTGATCGCCAGGTTATAGAAAAAATAATATTGAATTTGATGGACAACGCCTTTAAGTACACCAAAAATGGCGGAAACATCACTATTGAACTTTATGAAAATGAACCAGACTTTATCTCGGTATATGAACATCAAATTGCTGTTAATGCTAATTTCAAGGGTAAAAAGTATGCTTTTATACGTGTTTCTGATAACGGTATAGGAATATCAAATGACTCTATACAACATTTATTTGAACGCTATTACAGAATTACAGATGCACATATGGGGTCGGGCGTAGGATTAGCTTTTGTAAAAAGCCTTACACTCCTACATAAAGGAAGTATATATGTTAATAGTGAAAAAAATGTGGGCAGCGATTTTGTTGTTATGTTTCCGGTTGATAAAACCGACTATTCAACTAATGAAACATGGGTTTCAAAATCAGTAAACAGGGCTATCCAATTAGAAAGCCTAAGTGCATCTGTTTATCAAAATGAAAATAAAGAATTGCAGGAGTTAAGTAAACCCGCTATTACAAAAACCAACAACCAAACGTATAAAATTCTTATTGTTGATGACAACGATGAACTCCGAAACTTTATTCGTCATAGTTTAGCCGAATTTTATCAAATAATTGAGGCTGGCGATGGCATTGCAGCTTTGGCCATAGCTAAAGCCGAATTGCCTGATCTGATCATTAGCGATTTAATGATGCCCAGAATGAATGGCATTGACTTTTGCAAAGAGTTAAAAAAGGATAAAAAAACAAACCAGATTCCGTTTATCATACTTTCAGCAAAAGATGCGATTGAGTCAAAAATAGAGGGGGCCGATTCGGGGGCCGACCTGTATTTCCCAAAGCCGGTAAGCATTCACCTGTTGCTGCTTTCTATCAGAAACATTTTTGAGCAGCGAAGCATATTAAAGGAACGCTACCTGAAAAATTATTTTTTAGAAGCACAGGAAATTGCAGATTCAGAGAATGACAAGGATTTTTTAGATCAATTAATAAACCTTATTGAATTACAGCTTAGTAATTCAGATTTAGATGTAGATTATATATGTAAAGAGATGGGCATGAGTAAAACGAAATTATACAACAAAATAAAGGGCATCACCGGTTATTCAATTGGTGAATTTGTACGGTCGTTCAGATTAAAAAAGGCTGCTAATATTATCACCCATGAAGATGTTTTACTAACTGATGTAATGTACCGGGTAGGGATACAAACACAATCGTATTTTACTAAAGCCTTTAAAAAGGAATTCGGTAAAACACCCTCGCAGTTTTCGCAGGATATTAAGAATCAGAAAGAGAGTTAG
- a CDS encoding MarR family winged helix-turn-helix transcriptional regulator, which yields MNKTVELVNLWAEFEAKYPDGNIDEFCRHYLASRQKTDEEGPLVGGVIPYINDGLLLKIIGRISKLNMNYANLALEGTGLNQIEEFGMLYTIRQEVNPRKTEVIFANLFELSSGTDMLNRMKKRGLISEYDDKEDKRSKRMRLTPEGEKVANLCSDRIVANARMIMHNLSDDDKQLCIQLLKNVEIKFSALWPKHKGKAFEEVYAEITGTPYKNR from the coding sequence ATGAATAAAACAGTTGAATTAGTTAACCTCTGGGCGGAATTTGAAGCAAAGTATCCTGATGGAAACATTGATGAATTTTGCCGGCATTATTTAGCCAGCCGACAGAAAACAGATGAGGAAGGACCGCTAGTTGGGGGTGTTATACCATATATTAATGATGGGTTGCTCTTAAAAATTATTGGCAGGATCAGCAAGCTGAATATGAATTATGCCAACCTCGCACTCGAAGGAACGGGTTTAAACCAAATTGAAGAATTTGGTATGCTTTATACCATCAGGCAGGAAGTGAATCCCAGAAAAACGGAAGTGATCTTTGCAAATTTATTTGAACTCTCGAGCGGCACTGATATGTTGAACAGGATGAAGAAAAGAGGATTGATCAGCGAATATGACGACAAAGAAGATAAGCGTTCGAAACGGATGCGGCTTACACCGGAAGGTGAAAAAGTTGCAAATCTGTGCTCCGATAGGATCGTTGCAAATGCCCGGATGATCATGCACAATTTGAGCGATGACGATAAACAGCTTTGTATTCAATTGCTGAAAAATGTGGAGATCAAATTTTCTGCATTATGGCCGAAACATAAAGGAAAAGCATTTGAAGAAGTTTACGCCGAAATAACTGGCACTCCTTATAAAAATAGATAA
- a CDS encoding glycoside hydrolase family 53 protein yields MKKIIILSSALWLCLGLSCTKEATQKQVTPTKTKSVLSATSLATTTTFAYGSDVSWVTQMEASNYKFYNSSGTQQDLFTILKGLGITSIRLRVWVNPSAGWNNITDVVAKAKRAAAAGMNILIDFHYSDTWADPGDQTKPAAWTSYSTSTLISTVYSYTYSALNTLKSNGITPTWVQVGNETSDGMLWQDGRASVSATNFQNFASMVLNGYNAVKAVFPSAKVIVHVANGFNNTTTRWIFDGLKTYGAKWDVCGFSIYPTTSNWSTIDSECLTNMNDMVSRYGKQVMICEAGMDVTAPTTCNAFLTDLIAKVKSVSGGNGLGLFYWEPEAYNSWQGYSMGAFDATGKPTVAMNAFAH; encoded by the coding sequence ATGAAAAAAATTATCATTCTTTCATCAGCTTTATGGCTTTGTTTAGGCTTAAGTTGTACAAAAGAAGCTACACAAAAACAAGTTACTCCAACTAAAACCAAGTCGGTGCTATCTGCTACTTCATTAGCTACCACTACAACGTTTGCATATGGCTCAGATGTAAGCTGGGTTACGCAAATGGAAGCATCCAACTACAAGTTTTATAATAGCAGCGGTACGCAGCAAGACCTTTTTACAATTTTGAAGGGGCTGGGTATCACTTCTATCAGGTTACGTGTTTGGGTAAATCCATCTGCCGGATGGAATAATATAACGGATGTGGTGGCAAAGGCAAAAAGAGCTGCCGCTGCCGGAATGAATATCCTGATCGATTTTCATTATAGCGATACCTGGGCAGATCCGGGTGATCAAACAAAACCGGCTGCCTGGACAAGTTACAGTACCAGCACCTTAATAAGTACGGTTTATAGCTACACTTATAGCGCGTTAAATACGTTAAAATCAAATGGTATAACCCCAACATGGGTGCAGGTAGGTAATGAAACCAGTGATGGTATGCTGTGGCAGGATGGGAGAGCCTCAGTATCAGCAACTAACTTTCAAAACTTTGCAAGCATGGTGCTAAATGGCTATAATGCTGTGAAAGCAGTATTCCCATCGGCAAAAGTTATTGTACATGTGGCTAATGGATTCAACAATACTACAACCCGATGGATATTTGATGGGCTCAAAACATATGGTGCCAAATGGGATGTTTGCGGGTTTTCTATTTATCCTACAACAAGCAACTGGTCAACCATTGACAGTGAGTGTTTAACTAATATGAATGATATGGTTTCAAGATACGGGAAACAGGTAATGATATGTGAAGCCGGCATGGATGTTACAGCGCCAACTACCTGTAATGCTTTTTTAACCGATCTTATAGCTAAAGTTAAATCAGTATCAGGCGGTAATGGTTTAGGGTTGTTTTATTGGGAGCCCGAAGCCTATAATAGCTGGCAGGGATATAGCATGGGCGCATTTGATGCTACCGGTAAGCCAACCGTAGCCATGAATGCTTTTGCACATTAA
- a CDS encoding SusC/RagA family TonB-linked outer membrane protein has translation MRNFTFTFHFWRRFMFLIFLVTGLLSLKVHGQETITVSGTVSSKDDGTVIPGATIKIKNTPNGVASDRTGKYTIHAAKGTVIIFSAVGYESIQATVTGASLNVSLATKQNGLNEVVVIGYGTSTRANLTTAVVKVDPKSIPKDANNSVEELLFGRAAGLDVQQSSTQPGGAINLSIRGRGAPLIVVDGVIFPNDGLEPSGGSIDAGTNGVSRGALAGLNPSDIESVEVLKDASAAIYGVNAANGVILITTKKGKAGKINVTFDGSHSVVSNTGYLKPLNATQYETLFNTFQTDQYLGAHLMEPYGSNAPSGLPTPKYSADQIASAGVGTNWLDQIFRTGYIDNDNLSVSGGTDKTTYYFSGGYFNQLGTVQGSALTKYTGRVNLSFKLAKFVTLNTNFTGSQNDYQNSSSGGQNDGSGSQGFGIVQAALAFPANIPVYTNGVLSQFGTTSNPVGLLQVQDHTHYHSLNTNISADFNLIPDALTGRLLFGDNYETATRNFFVPGSVFFYQQFLSRASINNNDRDNQTLEASLSYKKKIAKFLNIDLVGGAGQYISKYSSFNSQGTGAEDGLTTTNLGAETGNIAITSNQTANTTRSYFGRGTFNFLDRYIISASLRDDGYSLFFPNNKYALFPAVSLGWKINDESFFKNITFVDLLKLRASIGVTGQTIGSAAYGGYSPNSDNVYLDGGSEYVTISRYAVDNPDLTWQKTINKNIGLDFGLFKDQITGSVDVFRDDITNLLSTTAPTAPLSEFFTQTINGAHQIRQGYDISLMSHNITTKDFDWSTVINASHYLFKWDTQFPFTVLQAYQSVNDPVDEYYYFKTDGLLKPGQAVPASQPTTGGANLPGSPIFVDKNHDGKLDYRDVYKLNPDPKFTLGFGNNFRYKQFDLTVFFYGQFGGHATNLNNAWGDPNAIASGSQNGTTQAFNVYSSTNPGGTRPSVNYVESAVGLLVPSDINLTSTDFVRLRNLSFGYTFNSSAINRFAKSVRVFVDAQNLFIITNYKGADPEVTYQTVKGGYAPYPPTRTLSVGLRASF, from the coding sequence ATGCGAAACTTTACTTTTACTTTTCATTTCTGGAGAAGATTCATGTTTTTGATCTTTCTTGTAACCGGACTCCTTTCTTTGAAGGTACATGGTCAGGAAACAATAACTGTTTCGGGTACTGTTAGTTCCAAGGATGATGGAACTGTTATTCCGGGTGCAACCATTAAAATAAAAAACACCCCGAATGGAGTGGCATCCGACCGCACAGGTAAATACACCATACACGCGGCAAAGGGCACTGTGATTATTTTTAGTGCAGTAGGATATGAAAGTATCCAGGCGACAGTAACAGGCGCTTCGCTAAACGTATCACTGGCAACCAAACAAAATGGCCTGAACGAAGTGGTGGTTATAGGTTACGGAACATCTACAAGGGCAAATCTTACAACAGCGGTTGTTAAAGTTGATCCTAAATCTATTCCGAAGGATGCAAATAACTCCGTGGAGGAGTTGCTCTTTGGCAGAGCGGCCGGTTTAGACGTTCAGCAGTCGAGCACACAACCTGGTGGGGCCATTAACCTTTCCATACGCGGTCGCGGCGCCCCTTTGATCGTAGTAGATGGCGTTATATTCCCAAATGACGGGCTTGAACCGAGCGGCGGCAGTATAGATGCAGGTACAAATGGTGTTTCGCGCGGCGCATTAGCCGGTTTAAACCCGTCTGATATTGAATCCGTAGAGGTTTTAAAAGATGCGAGCGCGGCTATATATGGTGTTAACGCAGCCAATGGCGTTATTTTAATTACTACCAAAAAAGGTAAAGCCGGCAAAATAAATGTAACTTTTGATGGCAGCCACTCTGTTGTAAGTAATACAGGCTATTTAAAGCCTTTAAATGCTACGCAATATGAGACGCTTTTTAATACTTTTCAAACCGACCAGTATTTAGGTGCCCATTTAATGGAACCTTATGGATCAAATGCACCATCGGGATTGCCAACACCAAAATATTCGGCAGATCAGATAGCAAGTGCAGGTGTTGGTACTAACTGGCTCGATCAAATCTTTAGAACCGGGTATATTGACAATGATAACCTGAGTGTTAGCGGCGGAACGGATAAAACCACTTACTATTTTTCAGGCGGTTACTTTAATCAGTTAGGTACCGTTCAGGGTTCAGCCTTAACAAAATATACCGGCAGGGTTAACCTATCATTCAAGCTGGCAAAATTTGTTACTTTAAATACAAACTTTACAGGCAGCCAGAATGATTATCAAAACTCTTCATCGGGTGGCCAGAATGATGGGTCAGGCAGTCAGGGATTTGGTATTGTTCAGGCTGCTTTAGCTTTCCCGGCAAACATACCTGTTTATACAAATGGTGTACTTTCTCAATTTGGCACTACTTCAAACCCGGTTGGGCTGCTGCAGGTGCAGGATCATACGCACTATCATTCTTTAAATACCAATATATCCGCAGATTTTAACCTGATACCGGACGCCTTAACCGGCAGGTTATTATTCGGTGATAACTATGAAACTGCAACACGTAATTTTTTTGTTCCAGGTAGCGTGTTTTTTTATCAGCAATTCCTGTCAAGGGCTTCAATAAATAATAATGATCGTGATAACCAAACTTTAGAAGCATCGTTAAGCTATAAAAAGAAAATAGCGAAATTTCTGAATATTGATCTGGTAGGTGGTGCAGGCCAGTATATCAGTAAATATAGTTCCTTTAACTCACAGGGAACCGGTGCAGAAGATGGGCTTACCACAACCAATCTTGGCGCCGAAACCGGAAATATAGCCATTACATCAAACCAAACAGCAAATACTACGCGGTCCTATTTTGGCAGGGGCACATTCAATTTTCTTGATAGGTATATCATCTCCGCTTCTTTGCGTGATGACGGTTACAGCTTATTCTTCCCTAATAATAAATATGCGTTGTTCCCGGCTGTATCATTGGGATGGAAAATTAATGATGAATCATTCTTCAAAAATATAACTTTTGTTGATCTTTTAAAGCTTCGCGCCAGCATTGGTGTAACCGGCCAAACTATAGGATCGGCGGCATACGGCGGGTATTCTCCAAACTCGGATAATGTGTACCTGGATGGAGGATCAGAATATGTTACGATATCGAGGTATGCAGTAGATAATCCCGATTTAACCTGGCAAAAAACAATTAATAAAAATATTGGCCTTGATTTCGGACTATTTAAAGACCAGATAACAGGTTCTGTTGACGTATTTAGGGATGATATCACCAATTTACTAAGCACAACAGCACCAACAGCGCCTTTGTCAGAGTTTTTTACCCAAACCATCAATGGCGCGCACCAGATCAGGCAGGGGTACGATATCTCGCTAATGTCACATAACATCACAACAAAAGATTTTGACTGGAGCACTGTTATCAATGCATCTCATTATTTATTCAAATGGGATACCCAGTTTCCTTTTACTGTTTTGCAGGCCTATCAAAGTGTAAACGATCCGGTGGATGAATATTATTATTTTAAGACCGACGGTTTATTAAAACCGGGCCAGGCGGTACCTGCGTCCCAGCCAACAACCGGTGGCGCTAATTTACCGGGATCTCCAATTTTTGTTGATAAAAACCATGATGGCAAATTAGATTATCGTGACGTTTATAAACTGAATCCCGATCCTAAGTTCACACTTGGTTTTGGTAATAATTTCAGATATAAGCAATTTGATTTAACCGTATTCTTTTACGGTCAGTTTGGTGGCCACGCTACTAATTTAAACAATGCCTGGGGCGATCCTAATGCAATTGCTTCGGGTAGCCAGAATGGAACTACACAAGCCTTTAATGTATACAGCTCAACCAATCCTGGTGGAACAAGGCCGAGTGTAAATTATGTTGAAAGCGCCGTGGGCCTGCTGGTACCATCTGATATTAATCTCACCAGTACTGATTTTGTTCGCCTGCGTAATTTATCGTTTGGGTATACCTTCAATTCGTCTGCTATAAACCGGTTTGCGAAATCTGTACGGGTATTTGTTGATGCACAGAATCTGTTTATCATAACCAATTATAAAGGCGCGGACCCTGAAGTGACTTACCAGACTGTAAAAGGTGGTTATGCCCCTTATCCGCCAACCAGAACCCTGTCAGTTGGCCTTAGAGCATCTTTTTAA
- a CDS encoding RagB/SusD family nutrient uptake outer membrane protein — protein sequence MKKILIYILATSFIAISGCKKLDPQLYGSLNAATFPKTVADFTAYTIQAYEPFQAKWGYQDGAAYQPCWFSAQYGQIMEFDYGTDEMNTFTGWGGIFTQFSEADYTPLISLPDANNDHFEKTRFISRLTQIIADITNSSIDQADKDEFIAEARMSRGWNMYYLLQLYGPVPVIINPALLGTSAESNLTRPSRADYLADIVSDLTFAAANLPVAPANYGRFNKALALTVLMRTYMNEKDFTDAIPVGKQIMGMGYSLVNNYASLFTTATEKNSETMWAAICLPGSDGKPVSSGFNPYDFYTYPGDYVGNEVQYAWGYAGNAPFAATWTFYNSFDPADKRRALLIASYTNRSGVTVNQASGLTGPVIAKYPDNDGPSGSFQANDLPQARLADVMLMLAEAENQVNGPTSESIGYVNQVRAAHGGLGGVSAAAITDKASFDAWILKEEGWDLYFEGDRKMELIRHGQYNQALQSVGKTPTNYLEPVSNYNLAAGKGTLTQTPGY from the coding sequence ATGAAAAAAATATTGATATATATATTAGCCACATCATTTATTGCAATAAGTGGCTGTAAAAAGCTGGACCCACAGCTGTATGGGAGCTTAAACGCTGCTACTTTCCCTAAAACAGTTGCTGATTTTACGGCTTACACGATACAAGCATATGAGCCATTCCAGGCGAAATGGGGCTACCAGGATGGGGCTGCTTATCAACCTTGCTGGTTTAGCGCTCAGTATGGCCAAATAATGGAATTTGACTACGGTACTGATGAAATGAATACTTTTACCGGTTGGGGTGGCATATTTACACAATTTAGTGAGGCTGATTATACCCCGTTAATTAGCTTGCCTGATGCTAATAATGACCATTTTGAAAAAACAAGGTTTATCAGCAGGTTAACGCAAATAATTGCTGATATCACAAACTCAAGCATTGACCAGGCAGACAAAGACGAATTTATTGCCGAAGCCAGGATGTCAAGAGGATGGAATATGTATTACCTTTTACAATTATACGGGCCGGTGCCTGTTATTATTAATCCTGCTTTACTGGGAACAAGTGCCGAAAGTAATCTTACCCGCCCGTCGCGCGCCGATTACCTGGCCGATATAGTGAGCGATCTGACCTTTGCTGCTGCTAATTTACCTGTGGCGCCAGCAAATTATGGCAGGTTTAATAAGGCATTGGCTTTAACCGTATTGATGCGCACTTACATGAATGAAAAGGATTTTACCGACGCGATTCCTGTTGGTAAACAAATTATGGGCATGGGCTACTCATTGGTTAATAATTATGCCAGCTTGTTTACAACCGCAACAGAAAAGAACTCAGAAACCATGTGGGCAGCAATATGCTTGCCGGGATCAGACGGAAAACCGGTTTCCTCAGGTTTTAATCCTTATGATTTTTATACCTACCCGGGCGACTACGTTGGCAACGAGGTACAGTATGCATGGGGATACGCAGGTAATGCACCTTTTGCTGCAACCTGGACATTTTATAATTCCTTCGATCCTGCTGATAAAAGGCGTGCCCTGCTGATAGCAAGTTATACCAACAGATCAGGCGTAACAGTTAACCAGGCTAGTGGCTTAACAGGCCCGGTAATAGCCAAATACCCCGATAATGATGGGCCAAGCGGGTCATTTCAAGCAAATGACCTGCCACAGGCCAGGCTGGCTGATGTGATGCTCATGCTTGCAGAAGCGGAGAATCAGGTGAACGGGCCGACTTCGGAATCTATCGGTTACGTAAATCAGGTTAGAGCGGCTCATGGTGGGTTGGGAGGCGTTTCGGCTGCCGCAATTACTGACAAGGCATCGTTTGACGCGTGGATATTGAAAGAAGAGGGATGGGATCTTTATTTTGAAGGAGACCGGAAAATGGAGCTAATAAGGCACGGGCAATACAACCAGGCATTACAATCTGTGGGTAAAACACCAACCAACTATCTGGAACCTGTTTCAAACTATAACCTGGCCGCCGGAAAAGGCACATTAACTCAAACACCTGGTTATTAA
- a CDS encoding DoxX family protein produces MSAQKTENKSLYWIAKGFISFFIAFSAWFSYSHGPDLRKLGFPDYFRIELVTAKIIGAVVLLLPFAPVRVKEWVYAGFIIAMVSALIAHICSGDPVSKIVFVLADLILVLTSIWYVSKNDLLKNKIN; encoded by the coding sequence ATGAGCGCTCAAAAAACAGAAAATAAATCACTTTATTGGATAGCAAAAGGCTTTATCAGCTTTTTTATCGCTTTCAGCGCGTGGTTCTCGTACAGCCATGGCCCGGATTTAAGAAAACTGGGATTTCCTGACTATTTCAGAATCGAATTGGTTACCGCCAAAATTATTGGCGCTGTTGTGCTTTTATTACCATTTGCGCCTGTAAGAGTTAAGGAATGGGTTTATGCGGGGTTTATAATCGCTATGGTTTCGGCACTGATCGCACATATCTGCAGCGGTGATCCTGTTTCTAAGATAGTTTTTGTTTTAGCTGACCTGATATTGGTTTTGACAAGTATTTGGTATGTGTCTAAGAATGACCTTTTAAAAAATAAAATAAACTAA